From one Coffea eugenioides isolate CCC68of chromosome 11, Ceug_1.0, whole genome shotgun sequence genomic stretch:
- the LOC113754210 gene encoding uncharacterized protein LOC113754210 isoform X1 gives MAETSRSRVTITLGRAGQVVKRAGPGVDDTSSFADSQHPVGAKRSVRDRLGSNVDSSSNFNNKRQRGDVSRLSRSASNDVDEDVTLNKDDLRFKIMRKNSLNKGQSSSQLNGMDLRDLLSRPAQSSTSSLGTQQRMPQLKDPRKHFPDPRDGRHQMQEPRNARYLMPEPRDGRRHVSEPRDARQPLSESRDVRYVMPGPKDDRNLRLGSNSSSFPGQIRSSRTTDSLPHLDSLRNSYSPWTLDSLRQGGRVAGTSRGLTPSRRNEELEQRPLVRAYNESRGSSYMSKDALEHSCPISSAPYLGKTAQTAAPAKSMAPPLASLPPSVALSQRSSYTVEDQPTVDSFLHSLGLDKYAINFKAEEVDMYALKQMRDNDLKELGVPMGPRKKIIQALLARAKRQI, from the exons ATGGCAGAGACTTCCCGTTCTCGAGTCACCATAACCCTAGGTCGCGCTGGTCAG GTGGTTAAAAGGGCAGGTCCTGGTGTTGATGATACTAGTTCATTTGCTGATTCACAACATCCCGTTGGGGCTAAAAGATCAGTTAGGGATAGGCTGGGAAGCAATGTGGATTCATCATCCAATTTTAACAATAAACG CCAGCGAGGAGATGTTAGTAGATTGAGTCGAAGTGCCTCTAACGATGTGGATG AAGATGTTACTCTGAACAAAGATGACTTGCGGTTCAAAATTATGCGCAAAAATAGTCTTAACAAGGGTCAAAGTTCCAGCCAGCTGAATGGAATGGACCTTCGTGACTTGCTGTCAAGGCCTGCTCAGTCTTCAACAAGTAGCCTAGGTACGCAGCAACGGATGCCTCAGCTGAAGGATCCAAGAAAGCATTTTCCAGATCCGAGGGACGGTAGACACCAGATGCAAGAGCCGAGGAATGCTAGATATCTTATGCCTGAACCAAGGGATGGTAGACGACATGTTTCAGAACCCAGGGATGCTAGGCAGCCCCTTTCTGAATCCAGGGATGTTAGATATGTCATGCCAGGGCCAAAAGATGATAGAAACCTTAGGCTGGGATCAAATAGTTCAAGCTTTCCTGGTCAAATTCGATCCTCACGAACTACTGATTCTTTGCCGCATTTAGACTCGTTAAGAAATTCTTATTCTCCTTGGACTTTGGATAGTTTGAGGCAAGGAGGTAGGGTTGCGGGTACTTCTAGAGGTCTCACTCCGTCAAGGAGGAATGAAGAGCTAGAGCAACGGCCTCTAGTAAGGGCTTACAATGAATCTAGGGGGAGTTCATATATGAGCAAGGATGCTTTGGAACATTCATGCCCCATCAGTTCTGCTCCTTACCTGGGAAAAACAGCACAAACGGCTGCTCCTGCAAAGTCCATGGCGCCGCCACTTGCTTCGCTTCCTCCGTCAGTTGCTCTTTCACAGAGAAGTTCATACACA GTTGAGGATCAACCTACAGTTGATAGCTTTTTGCATTCCCTGGGGCTAGATAAATATGCCATCAACTTTAAGGCTGAGGAG GTGGATATGTATGCATTGAAGCAGATGCGTGACAATGACCTCAAAGAGTTGGGAGTACCCATG GGACCCAGGAAAAAGATCATACAAGCCCTGCTGGCTCGAGCTAAGAGACAGATATGA
- the LOC113752883 gene encoding chaperone protein dnaJ 16, with protein MPGHKWKPEKPDPAKQVRRDPYEVLGVTRNSTDQEIKSAYRKLALKYHPDKNANDPEAADMFKEATFSYNILSDPDKRRQYDTAGFEAVEAEGQELELDLSSLGAVNTMFAALFSKLGVPIKTTVSATVLEEALNGVVSIRPLPLGQALCRKVEKQCAHFYSVTLTEKEAQAGFVCRVHSTDKSKFKLLYFDQEENGGLSLALQEDGAKTGKVTSAGMFFLGFPVYRMDHSCNSMAAVKDPDTAFFKKLDGFQPCEVNELKAGTHVFAVYGDNFFKSASYTIEALCAAPFTEEKENLRGVEAQILSKRVELSKFETEYREVLSQFTEMTSRYAQEMQAIDELLKQRNEIHASYTTAPPTKRTGSSRSKSRNASKDVSEDGHVKDKKPSRDRSKKKKWFNIHLKVDKRKSC; from the exons ATGCCGGGCCACAAATGGAAGCCTGAGAAACCGGACCCGGCTAAGCAGGTGAGAAGAGACCCGTACGAGGTTTTAGGGGTCACGAGGAACTCTACAGATCAAGAAATCAAGAGCGCCTATAGAAAATTGGCTTTGAA GTACCATCCTGACAAGAATGCAAATGATCCTGAAGCAGCAGATATGTTCAAAGAGGCTACCTTTTCATATAATATTTTGTCCGATCCAGATAAACGACGACAATATGACACAGCTGGTTTTGAG GCTGTTGAAGCAGAAGGTCAGGAGCTGGAGCTGGATCTTTCGAGTTTAGGAGCTGTAAATACCATGTTTGCTGCACTTTTCAG TAAACTTGGCGTCCCAATAAAGACTACAGTGTCAGCCACAGTCTTGGAGGAGGCATTAAATGGTGTAGTATCCATCCGGCCGCTTCCTTTGGGACAAGCTTTGTGCAGAAAG GTTGAAAAGCAATGTGCTCACTTCTATTCTGTTACTTTAACAGAAAAGGAAGCACAGGCTGGGTTTGTTTGCAGAGTGCACTCAACAGATAAAAGCAAGTTCAAG CTATTGTACTTtgatcaagaagaaaatggtggatTGAGCCTTGCCCTGCAG GAGGATGGTGCAAAAACGGGGAAGGTTACATCTGCTGGCATGTTTTTTCTAGGTTTCCCTGTTTATCGCATGGATCACTCATGCAACTCG ATGGCAGCTGTAAAAGATCCAGATACTGCTTTTTTCAAGAAACTGGATGGATTTCAACCGTGTGAAGTAAATGAATTAAAAGCTGGCACACATGTATTTGCTGTTTATG gtgataatttttttaaaagtgcAAGCTACACCATTGAAGCGCTTTGTGCTGCACCTTTCACAGAGGAGAAAGAAAATCTTCGAGGTGTGGAAGCTCAAATTTTGTCCAAAAGGGTGGAGCTCTCCAAGTTTGAAACGGAATACCGGGAG GTACTATCTCAGTTTACAGAGATGACTAGTAGATATGCACAAGAAATGCAAGCG ATCGATGAGCTTCTTAAGCAGAGAAATGAAATACATGCTTCATATACGACTGCTCCCCCCACGAAGCGGACTGGTAGTAGTCGAAGTAAGAGTCGGAATGCTTCTAAGGACGTTAGTGAAGATGGCCATGTAAAAGACAAGAAGCCTTCGAGGGACCgatcaaagaagaagaaatggttTAATATTCACTTAAAGGTGGATAAAAGGAAGTCTTGCTGA
- the LOC113754210 gene encoding uncharacterized protein LOC113754210 isoform X2, which produces MAETSRSRVTITLGRAGQVVKRAGPGVDDTSSFADSQHPVGAKRSVRDRLGSNVDSSSNFNNKRQRGDVSRLSRSASNDVDDVTLNKDDLRFKIMRKNSLNKGQSSSQLNGMDLRDLLSRPAQSSTSSLGTQQRMPQLKDPRKHFPDPRDGRHQMQEPRNARYLMPEPRDGRRHVSEPRDARQPLSESRDVRYVMPGPKDDRNLRLGSNSSSFPGQIRSSRTTDSLPHLDSLRNSYSPWTLDSLRQGGRVAGTSRGLTPSRRNEELEQRPLVRAYNESRGSSYMSKDALEHSCPISSAPYLGKTAQTAAPAKSMAPPLASLPPSVALSQRSSYTVEDQPTVDSFLHSLGLDKYAINFKAEEVDMYALKQMRDNDLKELGVPMGPRKKIIQALLARAKRQI; this is translated from the exons ATGGCAGAGACTTCCCGTTCTCGAGTCACCATAACCCTAGGTCGCGCTGGTCAG GTGGTTAAAAGGGCAGGTCCTGGTGTTGATGATACTAGTTCATTTGCTGATTCACAACATCCCGTTGGGGCTAAAAGATCAGTTAGGGATAGGCTGGGAAGCAATGTGGATTCATCATCCAATTTTAACAATAAACG CCAGCGAGGAGATGTTAGTAGATTGAGTCGAAGTGCCTCTAACGATGTGGATG ATGTTACTCTGAACAAAGATGACTTGCGGTTCAAAATTATGCGCAAAAATAGTCTTAACAAGGGTCAAAGTTCCAGCCAGCTGAATGGAATGGACCTTCGTGACTTGCTGTCAAGGCCTGCTCAGTCTTCAACAAGTAGCCTAGGTACGCAGCAACGGATGCCTCAGCTGAAGGATCCAAGAAAGCATTTTCCAGATCCGAGGGACGGTAGACACCAGATGCAAGAGCCGAGGAATGCTAGATATCTTATGCCTGAACCAAGGGATGGTAGACGACATGTTTCAGAACCCAGGGATGCTAGGCAGCCCCTTTCTGAATCCAGGGATGTTAGATATGTCATGCCAGGGCCAAAAGATGATAGAAACCTTAGGCTGGGATCAAATAGTTCAAGCTTTCCTGGTCAAATTCGATCCTCACGAACTACTGATTCTTTGCCGCATTTAGACTCGTTAAGAAATTCTTATTCTCCTTGGACTTTGGATAGTTTGAGGCAAGGAGGTAGGGTTGCGGGTACTTCTAGAGGTCTCACTCCGTCAAGGAGGAATGAAGAGCTAGAGCAACGGCCTCTAGTAAGGGCTTACAATGAATCTAGGGGGAGTTCATATATGAGCAAGGATGCTTTGGAACATTCATGCCCCATCAGTTCTGCTCCTTACCTGGGAAAAACAGCACAAACGGCTGCTCCTGCAAAGTCCATGGCGCCGCCACTTGCTTCGCTTCCTCCGTCAGTTGCTCTTTCACAGAGAAGTTCATACACA GTTGAGGATCAACCTACAGTTGATAGCTTTTTGCATTCCCTGGGGCTAGATAAATATGCCATCAACTTTAAGGCTGAGGAG GTGGATATGTATGCATTGAAGCAGATGCGTGACAATGACCTCAAAGAGTTGGGAGTACCCATG GGACCCAGGAAAAAGATCATACAAGCCCTGCTGGCTCGAGCTAAGAGACAGATATGA
- the LOC113754409 gene encoding zinc finger protein 5 produces the protein MEKGISNLSSPSCNNGEKKAYAEKPSVEKKLKLFGFELDPCRNGDHNDLKGLFENDESVNSSSSTVSSGRDQILDQNLPKEKTPPREPADDKKFVCQYCLKCFANSQALGGHQNAHKKERMRKKRLQLQARKASLSYYLQPFQNRHSFNFYASSPLYHDPSFSAPHEFTISEESQISFSSRYDQDANMVNGSHVSRSWYALPSAQAPFQQDSASCKFTLTHVDKSRENRAVIKPSSPLPRSKQNCRSVDLQLGLSLHSTI, from the coding sequence ATGGAAAAGGGTATCTCTAATCTTTCTTCTCCATCGTGCAataatggagaaaagaaagCATACGCTGAAAAACCCTCTGTAGAGAAGAAGCTTAAACTGTTCGGTTTCGAGTTGGATCCATGCCGGAATGGTGATCACAACGACCTCAAGGGCTTGTTTGAGAATGATGAAAGTGTAAATTCGTCATCTTCCACAGTCTCATCGGGAAGGGATCAGATTCTTGATCAGAATCTGCCTAAGGAGAAAACCCCACCTCGAGAACCTGCAGACGACAAAAAATTCGTGTGCCAATATTGTCTGAAATGTTTTGCAAACTCGCAGGCATTGGGGGGTCATcaaaatgctcacaagaaagaAAGGATGAGGAAGAAGAGACTGCAGCTTCAAGCAAGAAAAGCCAGCCTCAGCTATTATCTTCAACCTTTTCAAAATAGACATAGTTTCAATTTCTATGCTTCTTCTCCACTATATCATGATCCTTCTTTTTCTGCTCCTCATGAATTTACAATTTCTGAGGAATCCCAGATTAGCTTCAGCAGCCGTTATGATCAAGATGCCAATATGGTTAATGGATCACATGTTTCAAGGTCGTGGTATGCCCTACCATCAGCACAGGCACCGTTTCAACAAGATTCAGCATCATGTAAATTTACTCTTACGCATGTAGACAAATCCAGAGAGAATAGGGCTGTAATCAAGCCTTCTTCCCCTTTGCCTAGGTCCAAGCAAAACTGTAGATCCGTAGATCTCCAACTAGGTCTGAGCTTGCATTCGACCATTTGA